In Apium graveolens cultivar Ventura chromosome 10, ASM990537v1, whole genome shotgun sequence, the following are encoded in one genomic region:
- the LOC141690749 gene encoding uncharacterized protein At4g02000-like, whose amino-acid sequence MQNVLASLWRPKEGMEVHDIGGHRYSFVFYHPLDLQKVLDGGPWTFEQNMLIYHKLQENEDPHLVKLKSMDIWVQIYDLPQGLVSENILTSIGNFVGSFIKIDAANFTGGWKLYKRIRVTMDLEEPLKRRMKIKREEGEWNWVNFKYERLSTFCFVCGMIRHSERECGIVYANPVKDIARAYGVWLRASPRNMKTQNMGARWLRNGGEGGHAWSTEPAKEHHPTTVQGGDREGARFMAVDGNVNEVLGDNGGVMIV is encoded by the coding sequence ATGCAAAATGTTCTAGCATCACTCTGGAGGCCGAAGGAAGGTATGGAGGTACATGATATTGGAGGGCACCGTTATTCTTTTGTTTTCTATCACCCATTAGATCTACAGAAAGTATTAGATGGCGGACCATGGACTTTCGAACAAAATATGTTGATCTATCATAAACTTCAGGAGAATGAGGATCCTCATCTCGTTAAGCTGAAAAGCATGGATATATGGGTTCAAATATATGACCTACCACAAGGCCTGGTATCTGAGAATATACTCACGAGTATAGGAAATTTTGTGGGATCCTTTATTAAAATAGATGCTGCAAATTTCACTGGAGGCTGGAAGCTGTATAAACGTATCAGGGTAACAATGGATTTGGAGGAACCATTGAAACGGCGGATGAAAATCAAAAGGGAAGAAGGTGAATGGAACTGGGTTAATTTCAAATATGAAAGGTTGAGCACTTTCTGTTTTGTTTGCGGCATGATACGGCACTCTGAACGTGAATGTGGGATAGTGTACGCCAACCCAGTTAAAGATATAGCTCGTGCATATGGTGTGTGGCTGAGAGCATCACCAAGAAACATGAAAACACAAAATATGGGGGCAAGATGGTTGAGAAATGGAGGGGAAGGCGGTCATGCATGGAGTACAGAACCGGCCAAAGAACATCATCCGACCACCGTGCAAGGTGGAGATAGGGAGGGGGCGAGATTTATGGCGGTAGATGGGAACGTAAACGAAGTTTTAGGAGATAATGGTGGGGTAATGATCGTGTAG